A genomic region of Paenibacillus sp. PL2-23 contains the following coding sequences:
- the ahpC gene encoding alkyl hydroperoxide reductase subunit C — translation MSLIGKEVLPFKASAYHNGKFIDVSEADFKGKWSVVCFYPADFTFVCPTELGDLQDQYATLKSLGVEVYSVSTDTHFTHKAWHDSSETIGKIEYIMIGDPSHTISRNFDVLIEEDGLADRGTFIIDPDGVIQTVEITAGGIGRDASSLINKIKAAQYVRNNPGEVCPAKWQEGSTTLKPSLDLVGKI, via the coding sequence ATGTCCCTTATTGGAAAAGAAGTACTACCGTTCAAAGCGTCCGCTTACCACAATGGCAAATTCATCGATGTATCCGAAGCTGATTTCAAAGGCAAATGGAGCGTTGTGTGCTTCTATCCGGCTGACTTCACTTTCGTATGCCCGACTGAGCTTGGCGACCTGCAAGATCAATACGCTACATTGAAGTCCCTTGGCGTAGAAGTATACTCCGTATCGACAGATACTCACTTCACGCACAAAGCATGGCATGACAGCTCCGAAACAATCGGCAAAATCGAGTACATCATGATTGGTGACCCATCCCATACGATCTCCCGCAACTTCGACGTTCTGATCGAAGAGGACGGACTTGCTGACCGCGGCACATTCATCATCGATCCGGACGGCGTAATCCAAACGGTAGAAATCACTGCTGGCGGCATTGGCCGCGATGCAAGCTCGCTGATCAACAAAATCAAGGCTGCGCAATACGTTCGCAACAATCCAGGCGAGGTATGCCCTGCCAAGTGGCAAGAAGGCTCCACAACGCTTAAGCCAAGCCTTGATCTTGTTGGCAAGATCTAA
- the ahpF gene encoding alkyl hydroperoxide reductase subunit F, whose amino-acid sequence MLLDADIKAQLQQYLQLMEGDVLIKVSAGADPASKDMLALMDELVSMTSRIQVERAELSRTPSFSVNRAGEDTGVVFAGIPLGHEFTSLVLALLQASGRAPKVDQSVIDGIKGIKGTYAFESYISLSCHNCPDVVQALNLMSILNPGISHTMIDGAVFKDEVESKGVMAVPTVLLNGETFGSGRMSIEEILAKIVEAPDASEFNDKAPFDVLVVGGGPAGASAAIYAARKGIRTGIVAERFGGQVMDTVGIENFISVKYTEGPKLAASLEEHVKEYQVDVMKLQRATRLEKKDLIELELENGAVLKSKTVILSTGARWRNIGVPGEEEFKNKGVAYCPHCDGPLFAGKDVAVIGGGNSGIEAAIDLAGIVKHVTVLEFNPELKADSVLQDRLYSLPNVTVIKNAQTKEITGTDKVNGISYTDRDTGLVHHVELQGVFVQIGLVPNTDWLGDAVERTRMGEIVINNHGATSLPGVFAAGDCTNSPYKQIIISMGSGANAALGAFDYLIRN is encoded by the coding sequence ATGTTATTAGACGCAGATATTAAGGCACAGCTGCAGCAGTATCTTCAGCTTATGGAAGGCGATGTGCTGATCAAAGTCAGCGCGGGAGCCGATCCCGCGTCGAAGGACATGCTTGCTCTGATGGACGAGCTTGTAAGCATGACTTCCCGCATTCAAGTGGAGCGCGCGGAGCTAAGCAGAACACCTAGCTTCAGCGTTAACCGAGCAGGAGAGGATACCGGTGTTGTATTCGCCGGTATCCCGCTCGGCCATGAGTTTACGTCGCTTGTGCTGGCCTTGCTTCAAGCAAGCGGCAGAGCGCCGAAGGTGGATCAAAGTGTAATTGATGGGATCAAAGGCATCAAAGGCACTTATGCCTTCGAATCCTATATCAGCTTGAGCTGCCACAACTGCCCTGACGTTGTACAGGCTCTTAATCTCATGAGCATTCTGAATCCCGGCATCTCGCACACTATGATTGACGGAGCCGTGTTCAAGGATGAGGTTGAAAGCAAGGGCGTAATGGCTGTACCGACGGTATTGCTGAACGGCGAGACCTTTGGCAGCGGCCGTATGTCGATTGAGGAAATTTTGGCCAAAATCGTGGAAGCTCCTGACGCTTCTGAGTTTAACGACAAGGCTCCGTTCGACGTGCTTGTAGTGGGCGGCGGTCCAGCAGGTGCCAGCGCGGCGATCTATGCGGCTCGCAAGGGCATTCGCACAGGTATCGTTGCTGAGCGCTTTGGCGGGCAAGTGATGGACACGGTTGGCATCGAGAACTTCATCAGCGTGAAGTACACGGAAGGTCCGAAGCTTGCTGCAAGTCTTGAGGAGCATGTGAAGGAATACCAAGTCGACGTGATGAAGCTGCAGCGGGCTACTCGTCTGGAGAAAAAGGATCTGATCGAGCTCGAGCTCGAGAATGGCGCCGTGCTGAAGAGCAAAACCGTCATCCTGTCGACTGGCGCTCGCTGGCGCAATATAGGCGTGCCTGGCGAAGAGGAGTTCAAGAACAAAGGCGTGGCTTATTGCCCGCACTGTGATGGCCCTCTATTCGCAGGGAAAGATGTGGCGGTTATCGGCGGCGGCAACTCCGGCATCGAGGCTGCAATCGATCTTGCGGGCATCGTGAAGCATGTGACTGTGCTGGAATTTAATCCAGAGCTGAAGGCTGATTCCGTGCTGCAGGATCGTCTGTACAGCCTGCCGAACGTTACGGTGATCAAAAACGCCCAAACCAAAGAAATTACCGGCACTGACAAGGTTAATGGCATTTCTTATACCGACCGTGACACGGGGCTGGTGCATCATGTGGAGCTTCAGGGCGTGTTTGTGCAGATTGGTCTTGTGCCGAACACCGACTGGCTGGGCGATGCCGTTGAGCGCACGCGCATGGGCGAGATCGTGATCAACAACCACGGAGCTACAAGCTTGCCTGGCGTATTCGCTGCGGGCGACTGTACAAACAGTCCTTATAAGCAAATTATCATATCTATGGGATCTGGAGCGAACGCTGCCCTCGGCGCATTTGACTATTTGATCCGCAACTAA
- the zwf gene encoding glucose-6-phosphate dehydrogenase yields MEPTTFVLFGATGDLAKRKIYPALYNLFIDDKLPQSFSLIGLGRRELADETFRANIERSLKEFSRRQPNDDAKMEQFLQAFSYNVLDIGRKEDYLKLLAKIEERESRLGIAPNRLFYLSVGPEFFETIAANIQESGLGSADGWKRLVIEKPFGHDLKTARELNGMLGKAFAEEEIFRIDHYLGKPMVQMLKVLQQTNPVIQAIWNNRNIANVQITAAETVGVEERAGYYDHVGAIRDMFQNHMLQLLMMTAIRTPHKSDAEQVRYKKKLVMEALETLQKQDVGTSVVRGQYGAGTIKGSSVVGYTSEPGIAPESTNDTFVAAKLTIDDSFWRGVPFYIRTGKRMKEKATRIVIEFKEPLKQATASTVEPNLLVIEMSPTDSIKLQLNTMDSKSKGEFKPVQIDIHSSGDDVPEAYENLIRDALLGDSTFFAHWDEVEASWAWVQPVLEAYEENLIPLHVYEAGSYGPAESDALLARDGYHWWFDAKPEQEGTAVEVKPLAHINQ; encoded by the coding sequence ATGGAGCCGACCACATTTGTATTGTTTGGCGCAACTGGGGATTTAGCCAAACGCAAAATCTATCCTGCCCTTTATAATTTGTTTATCGACGATAAGCTGCCTCAGTCCTTTTCCTTAATTGGGCTTGGCCGCAGGGAGCTTGCTGATGAGACGTTCCGGGCTAATATCGAGCGATCTCTCAAGGAATTTTCCCGCAGACAGCCGAATGATGACGCCAAGATGGAGCAGTTCCTACAGGCGTTCAGCTATAACGTATTAGATATAGGCCGCAAGGAAGATTATTTGAAGCTTCTGGCCAAGATCGAGGAACGGGAGAGCAGACTCGGCATAGCGCCGAACCGTTTGTTCTACTTGTCAGTAGGACCTGAGTTCTTCGAGACAATTGCCGCAAATATTCAGGAGAGCGGACTTGGTTCTGCGGATGGCTGGAAACGGCTCGTTATCGAGAAGCCTTTCGGCCATGATCTGAAGACAGCCCGAGAGCTCAACGGGATGTTAGGCAAAGCATTTGCGGAGGAAGAAATATTCCGTATCGATCATTATCTTGGCAAGCCGATGGTTCAAATGCTGAAGGTGCTTCAACAGACCAATCCAGTTATCCAGGCAATCTGGAACAATCGGAATATCGCCAACGTACAGATTACAGCAGCGGAAACTGTCGGAGTAGAAGAACGAGCGGGCTATTACGATCATGTAGGCGCCATTCGTGATATGTTCCAGAATCATATGCTGCAGCTGTTAATGATGACTGCGATCCGAACGCCGCATAAGAGCGACGCGGAACAAGTAAGATACAAGAAGAAGCTTGTTATGGAAGCGCTGGAGACGCTGCAGAAGCAGGATGTTGGCACTTCGGTCGTCCGCGGCCAATACGGAGCCGGCACCATCAAAGGCAGCTCCGTTGTGGGATATACGTCCGAGCCAGGAATCGCTCCTGAATCGACGAACGACACATTTGTTGCGGCAAAGCTTACCATTGACGATTCCTTCTGGAGAGGCGTGCCGTTCTACATTCGTACAGGCAAGCGTATGAAGGAGAAGGCTACACGTATCGTCATCGAATTCAAGGAGCCCCTGAAGCAAGCCACGGCTTCGACAGTGGAGCCCAATCTGCTCGTTATCGAGATGAGTCCTACAGACAGCATCAAGCTTCAATTGAATACGATGGACTCCAAAAGCAAAGGCGAGTTCAAGCCGGTTCAAATTGATATACATTCCAGCGGCGATGACGTTCCCGAAGCTTATGAGAATCTGATTCGCGACGCTCTGCTGGGCGATTCCACGTTTTTTGCCCATTGGGACGAAGTGGAGGCTTCATGGGCTTGGGTACAGCCCGTTCTTGAAGCTTACGAGGAGAACCTTATTCCGCTGCATGTTTACGAAGCAGGCTCCTACGGCCCAGCCGAATCGGATGCCCTGCTGGCTAGAGACGGCTATCACTGGTGGTTCGACGCAAAGCCCGAGCAAGAGGGGACAGCAGTTGAAGTCAAGCCATTAGCACATATAAACCAATAA
- the fsa gene encoding fructose-6-phosphate aldolase: MKFFIDTANLADIKKAYKIGVLSGVTTNPSLVAKEGVKFEDRIEEILKEVPEVESVSAEVTPDAVTAEEMIAQANELIKINNNDKNITIKLPMTIAGLEACRYLAKKGVKTNVTLIFTVNQALLAARAGATYVSPFLGRLDDISEDGVLLVSKVAELFRTHNLDTQIIAASVRHPDHVTRVAMAGAHIATIPFSVIEQISKHPLTDQGMEKFAADWKKTTLV, translated from the coding sequence ATGAAGTTTTTTATTGACACAGCGAATCTGGCAGATATTAAAAAGGCATATAAAATCGGCGTTTTGTCCGGTGTAACAACGAACCCATCGCTTGTTGCCAAGGAAGGCGTAAAATTCGAGGACCGTATCGAGGAAATCCTCAAAGAAGTGCCTGAGGTGGAGTCCGTATCGGCCGAAGTAACGCCAGACGCGGTGACAGCGGAAGAAATGATCGCGCAAGCTAATGAGCTGATCAAAATCAACAACAACGACAAAAACATTACCATCAAGCTGCCTATGACGATTGCGGGTCTGGAAGCATGCCGCTACCTGGCCAAAAAAGGCGTCAAAACAAACGTAACGCTGATCTTTACAGTGAACCAAGCGCTACTTGCGGCTCGCGCCGGCGCTACTTACGTGTCTCCGTTCCTGGGCCGTCTGGACGACATCTCCGAGGATGGCGTACTGCTTGTATCGAAGGTTGCTGAGCTGTTCCGCACACATAATCTGGATACACAAATTATCGCTGCTTCCGTTCGCCATCCCGATCATGTTACACGTGTTGCTATGGCGGGAGCGCACATCGCTACGATTCCTTTCTCGGTGATCGAGCAAATTTCCAAGCATCCGCTGACTGATCAAGGTATGGAGAAATTTGCGGCTGACTGGAAAAAAACCACATTGGTTTAG
- the gndA gene encoding NADP-dependent phosphogluconate dehydrogenase — translation MSKQQIGVIGLAVMGKNLALNIESRGFTVSVFNRSREKTDDLMKEAAGKNLVPAYSIEEFVQSLETPRKILIMVQAGAGTDATIESLVPHLDHGDIIIDGGNAYFPDTQRRSKELEAKGFRFIGTGVSGGEEGALKGPSIMPGGQKSAYELVEPILTAISAKVGEDACCTYIGPDGAGHYVKMVHNGIEYGDMQLICEAYDLLQNVLGVSTEELHEIFTEWNKGELDSYLIEITRDIFAKYDPETGKPMVDVILDSAGQKGTGKWTSQSSLDLGVPLSIITESVFTRFLSAMKEERVAASKVLKGPAKAPFQGDKAAFIESVRKALFASKICSYAQGFAQMRAASEEYGWDLRYGDIAMIFRGGCIIRARFLQNIKDAYDRDPELRNLLLDPYFQNIVESYQGAWREVVAAAVTNGVPVPAFASALAYFDSYRTERLPANLLQAQRDYFGAHTFKRVDKEGTFHFNWMEAPNGQAVPTK, via the coding sequence ATGTCTAAACAACAAATCGGCGTAATCGGTCTTGCCGTTATGGGCAAGAACCTGGCTTTGAATATTGAAAGCAGAGGCTTCACGGTATCGGTGTTCAACCGTTCCCGCGAGAAGACGGATGATCTGATGAAGGAAGCGGCGGGCAAAAACCTGGTGCCGGCTTACTCCATCGAGGAGTTCGTGCAGTCGCTGGAGACGCCGCGCAAGATCCTGATCATGGTGCAGGCGGGCGCGGGTACTGACGCGACGATCGAATCGCTTGTTCCGCATCTGGACCATGGCGACATCATCATCGACGGCGGCAACGCTTATTTCCCTGACACGCAGCGCCGCAGCAAGGAGCTGGAGGCGAAGGGCTTCCGCTTCATCGGTACGGGCGTATCCGGCGGCGAAGAGGGCGCGCTGAAGGGCCCATCCATTATGCCGGGCGGACAGAAGTCGGCCTACGAGCTGGTGGAGCCAATTCTGACGGCTATCTCCGCCAAGGTTGGCGAGGACGCATGCTGCACGTACATTGGACCGGACGGCGCTGGCCATTACGTGAAAATGGTGCACAACGGCATCGAATACGGCGATATGCAGCTGATCTGCGAAGCGTACGACCTGCTGCAGAACGTGCTGGGCGTCAGCACGGAGGAGCTCCATGAAATTTTCACGGAGTGGAACAAAGGCGAGCTGGACAGCTACCTGATCGAAATTACGCGCGACATCTTCGCGAAATACGATCCGGAGACGGGCAAGCCGATGGTAGATGTGATTCTGGACTCCGCGGGACAGAAGGGCACAGGCAAATGGACGAGCCAAAGCTCGCTGGATCTGGGCGTGCCGCTGTCCATCATAACGGAATCCGTATTCACTCGCTTCCTGTCGGCTATGAAGGAAGAGCGCGTAGCGGCAAGCAAAGTGCTGAAGGGCCCTGCGAAGGCGCCGTTCCAAGGCGATAAGGCGGCATTCATTGAATCCGTGCGCAAGGCGCTGTTCGCGAGCAAAATTTGCTCCTACGCGCAAGGCTTCGCGCAGATGCGCGCGGCTTCCGAGGAGTACGGCTGGGATCTGCGCTACGGCGACATCGCGATGATCTTCCGCGGCGGCTGCATTATCCGCGCGCGCTTCCTGCAGAACATCAAGGACGCGTACGACCGCGATCCGGAGCTTCGCAACCTGCTGCTGGATCCGTACTTCCAGAACATCGTGGAATCGTACCAGGGCGCATGGCGCGAGGTTGTCGCTGCAGCCGTGACGAACGGTGTGCCGGTACCGGCATTCGCGAGCGCGCTGGCGTACTTCGACAGCTACCGTACGGAGCGCCTGCCGGCGAACCTGCTGCAAGCGCAGCGCGACTACTTCGGCGCTCATACGTTCAAGCGTGTAGACAAGGAAGGCACGTTCCATTTCAATTGGATGGAAGCTCCGAACGGACAGGCTGTTCCAACCAAATAA
- a CDS encoding serine hydrolase domain-containing protein — protein MEQAIGKILKQSRVSRFSSKPNHRLAIGLIQNGRLLIWSDGQPIAHMESEDAYEIGSLTKTMTGLLLAIGERKGYWSATDSLAELVPEWSASPFAQAATLHQLVTHTSHLPRIPANFRETVTDKLNPYSNYKEEHLAAAVLAENKKPSSPKHLYSNYGFGLLGWILARRLGLSLGELLQEHILKPLGMNATKLRAREQSSTQSLPPVFNAKGSAVPHWDFHEAMAGAGAVCSTMPDMLRYIQAQLGQADEALHLAIQHSQKEHHPLLKSRGIGVGYAWMFYKEKDGSTTYWHNGGTYGSTSFLSFNPQHGAGFVILSNYGTDIRSQLPLIGINRMNVDKLARIISADLYRNAKIPARYS, from the coding sequence TTGGAGCAAGCAATTGGGAAAATATTAAAGCAAAGCCGCGTCAGCCGCTTCTCAAGCAAGCCCAACCACCGACTGGCGATCGGTCTGATTCAGAATGGACGGCTGTTGATATGGTCTGACGGTCAACCCATTGCCCATATGGAGTCGGAGGATGCTTACGAAATCGGCTCGCTTACCAAAACAATGACAGGCCTGCTCCTGGCCATTGGCGAGAGGAAAGGCTATTGGAGCGCGACAGACTCGCTTGCCGAACTCGTGCCGGAATGGTCCGCAAGCCCTTTCGCCCAAGCTGCAACCCTGCACCAGCTTGTTACGCACACCTCTCATTTGCCTAGAATTCCAGCCAATTTCCGCGAAACCGTTACAGATAAGCTTAATCCTTACTCCAATTACAAGGAGGAGCACCTAGCAGCAGCTGTGCTTGCTGAGAATAAGAAGCCGAGTTCCCCTAAGCATCTGTACTCCAATTACGGCTTCGGCCTGCTTGGCTGGATTCTCGCAAGGCGCCTCGGGCTCAGCCTGGGCGAGCTGCTGCAGGAGCACATCCTGAAGCCGCTAGGCATGAATGCCACGAAGCTTCGCGCGAGAGAGCAGTCCTCCACCCAGAGTCTCCCCCCAGTATTCAACGCCAAAGGCAGTGCTGTCCCCCATTGGGACTTCCATGAAGCAATGGCTGGCGCCGGTGCCGTCTGCTCCACGATGCCCGATATGCTTCGCTACATACAGGCTCAGCTAGGCCAGGCGGATGAAGCTCTGCACCTCGCCATTCAGCACAGCCAGAAGGAGCATCATCCCCTTCTCAAGAGCAGAGGCATTGGCGTCGGTTATGCATGGATGTTCTATAAGGAGAAGGATGGCTCTACTACGTATTGGCATAACGGCGGCACTTATGGCTCCACGAGCTTCCTATCCTTTAACCCCCAGCATGGAGCAGGCTTCGTGATCCTGTCCAATTATGGCACAGATATCAGAAGCCAGCTGCCGCTCATCGGCATCAATAGGATGAATGTGGATAAGCTGGCAAGGATCATCTCCGCAGATCTGTATCGAAATGCAAAAATCCCGGCGAGGTATTCATAG
- a CDS encoding FAD-binding protein → MLERNWGGNYRYHSIGLYAPETVEQAQELVAAGQVVKSLGSRHSFNGLADTEGVHLSLERLNRVLWLDKERGKVTVEGGIRYGELGSYLHKHGYALRNLASLPHISVAGACATATHGSGDRNGSLATEVDALEIIKSDGELISLSREEHPDTFPGAVVNVGALGIVTKLTLNVVPAYEVSQTVYEGLPLAKLEDSLDAIFAGGYSVSLFTDWQDSLFNQVWLKRQHAEDVSYPSHYFGAKASAVKLHPVPGFASINCSEQLSVPGPWHERLPHFRMDFTPSAGEELQSEYFVAREHAYEALCALDRLRARISPLLYVSEVRTVAADDLWLSPYRGQATIGIHFTWKPVWDEVRQVLPLIEESLERWSARPHWGKLFTMGPEHLQPLYEKLGDFRSLAERFDPEGKFHNSFLERYVLNRA, encoded by the coding sequence ATGTTGGAACGTAACTGGGGGGGCAATTATCGTTATCACTCAATCGGCCTATATGCTCCGGAAACTGTGGAGCAAGCCCAGGAGCTGGTCGCAGCCGGCCAAGTTGTCAAATCCCTGGGCTCACGCCACTCCTTCAACGGCCTTGCGGACACTGAAGGTGTCCACCTCTCCCTGGAGCGCTTGAACCGTGTCCTATGGCTGGACAAGGAGCGTGGGAAGGTGACTGTAGAAGGAGGCATTCGTTATGGCGAGCTCGGGAGCTACCTGCATAAGCACGGCTATGCGCTTCGCAATCTGGCGTCGCTGCCCCATATTTCCGTCGCTGGCGCTTGTGCCACGGCAACGCACGGCTCCGGCGACAGGAATGGCAGCCTAGCGACAGAGGTGGATGCCCTGGAGATTATAAAGTCAGATGGCGAGCTCATCTCATTGTCTCGCGAGGAGCATCCCGATACGTTCCCCGGAGCGGTTGTAAATGTCGGTGCGCTGGGGATAGTGACGAAGCTGACACTGAATGTAGTGCCGGCGTATGAGGTCAGCCAAACCGTCTACGAAGGCCTTCCGCTGGCCAAGCTGGAGGACAGTCTTGACGCTATATTCGCCGGCGGCTACAGCGTGAGCTTGTTCACGGATTGGCAGGACTCGCTGTTTAACCAGGTGTGGCTGAAGCGTCAGCATGCTGAGGATGTATCCTATCCAAGTCATTACTTTGGGGCGAAGGCCTCGGCGGTAAAGCTGCATCCCGTGCCGGGCTTCGCATCCATCAATTGCAGCGAGCAGCTGAGCGTCCCGGGTCCATGGCATGAGCGGCTGCCGCATTTCCGAATGGACTTTACGCCAAGCGCTGGAGAGGAGCTGCAGAGCGAATATTTTGTCGCTCGAGAGCATGCGTATGAGGCACTGTGCGCACTCGATAGGCTTCGGGCGAGGATCTCTCCGCTACTGTACGTGTCGGAGGTTCGGACAGTAGCGGCCGATGATTTGTGGTTAAGTCCTTATCGCGGCCAGGCTACAATAGGCATTCATTTTACCTGGAAGCCAGTGTGGGACGAGGTTCGTCAAGTGCTCCCGCTGATCGAAGAGAGCCTGGAGCGATGGAGCGCTCGTCCTCATTGGGGCAAGCTGTTCACGATGGGTCCAGAGCACCTCCAGCCGCTCTATGAGAAGCTCGGCGACTTCCGGAGCTTGGCTGAACGCTTCGATCCCGAAGGCAAGTTCCACAATTCTTTTCTTGAGCGATATGTGCTGAACAGGGCTTGA
- a CDS encoding YbjQ family protein — MLITTTATVEGYPVKQYLGITTGEVIMGANVVRDFMASITDFVGGRSGVYESKLQEARDAAFAEMTQHASRMGANAIVGVDIDYEVIREGMLMVAVSGTAVII, encoded by the coding sequence ATGCTAATCACAACTACGGCAACCGTTGAAGGTTATCCAGTTAAGCAATATTTGGGCATCACGACAGGCGAGGTTATTATGGGAGCGAACGTAGTAAGAGACTTTATGGCGTCCATCACGGACTTTGTAGGAGGACGCTCCGGCGTATATGAGTCCAAGCTCCAGGAAGCCCGAGACGCCGCATTCGCAGAGATGACGCAGCACGCCTCCCGCATGGGCGCAAATGCCATCGTCGGGGTGGACATCGATTACGAGGTTATTCGCGAAGGCATGCTGATGGTAGCGGTAAGCGGCACCGCAGTGATCATTTAA